From a region of the Chitinophaga caseinilytica genome:
- a CDS encoding undecaprenyl-phosphate glucose phosphotransferase has product MLNRYLKIFLIQIFVLDFICLNGLFFLAGMGLRQYDLQTHQGADAFLLVSNIAWVIALYTSGLHSMSSTLSYEKMARKTAKSVLMYLLILLGFLFLYQHLYSRFFVLMYCSLFIATVVLNRLLFYWITNHIRRRKGIERKMVILGYNEMSKKLANNLLAEKSNLRFEGYFEEYSKVQELSFFPVIGNLQDCVPYARENNIREIYSTLSPEQFPYLYTLAYEAEQHFIHFRFVPDFKMFVNRQIHVDYFNNIPIISLRSEPLDDIANRIRKRIFDLIFSSLVCLFLLSWLIPLLALLIRLESKGPVFFVQHRTGRNNKTFRCLKMRSMYVNNDANSKQATRNDKRFTRIGRILRKTNLDEMPQFFNVLLGDMSVVGPRPHMLKHTEEYSSIIKQYMVRHFLKPGITGWAQVNGYRGEITEDVHLRKRVEHDIWYMENWSVYLDLRIIFLTVANTLKGEKNAF; this is encoded by the coding sequence ATGCTGAACCGGTATCTGAAAATATTCCTCATCCAGATTTTCGTCCTGGATTTCATCTGCCTCAACGGGCTCTTCTTCCTCGCGGGGATGGGCTTGCGGCAATACGATCTGCAAACGCACCAGGGGGCAGACGCTTTCCTGCTGGTATCGAACATCGCCTGGGTCATTGCGCTGTATACTTCGGGATTACATTCCATGAGCAGCACGCTGTCGTACGAGAAAATGGCGCGGAAGACGGCGAAATCCGTGTTGATGTATCTGCTCATCCTGCTGGGGTTCCTGTTCCTGTATCAACATCTTTACAGCCGGTTTTTCGTGTTGATGTACTGCTCGCTTTTCATCGCCACGGTGGTGCTGAACCGGTTGCTTTTTTACTGGATAACGAATCATATCCGCCGCAGGAAAGGGATCGAGCGGAAAATGGTGATCCTCGGGTACAACGAAATGTCGAAAAAACTGGCGAACAACCTGCTCGCCGAAAAAAGCAATCTCCGTTTCGAGGGATATTTCGAAGAATACAGCAAGGTGCAGGAACTGTCGTTCTTCCCCGTGATCGGGAACCTGCAGGATTGTGTGCCCTACGCGCGGGAAAACAACATCCGCGAAATATATTCCACGCTTTCCCCCGAACAGTTCCCGTATCTCTACACGCTGGCGTACGAAGCGGAACAGCATTTCATCCATTTCCGGTTCGTCCCGGATTTTAAAATGTTCGTGAACCGGCAGATCCATGTCGATTATTTCAACAATATCCCTATCATCAGCCTGCGTTCCGAACCGCTGGACGATATCGCCAACCGCATCCGCAAGCGCATCTTCGACCTGATCTTCAGTTCGCTGGTCTGCCTGTTCCTGCTCAGCTGGCTCATTCCCTTGCTGGCGCTGCTGATCAGGCTGGAATCGAAGGGGCCGGTATTTTTCGTGCAGCACCGTACCGGGCGCAATAACAAGACGTTCCGCTGCCTCAAGATGCGCAGTATGTACGTGAACAACGACGCGAACTCGAAGCAGGCTACGCGCAACGACAAGCGGTTTACCCGCATCGGCCGCATCCTCCGGAAAACGAACCTCGACGAAATGCCGCAGTTCTTCAACGTGCTGCTGGGCGATATGTCGGTAGTGGGGCCGCGCCCGCACATGCTGAAGCATACCGAAGAATATTCCTCGATCATCAAACAGTATATGGTCCGCCACTTCCTGAAGCCCGGCATCACCGGATGGGCGCAGGTGAACGGTTACCGGGGCGAGATCACGGAAGATGTGCACCTGCGCAAGCGGGTGGAGCATGATATTTGGTACATGGAAAACTGGTCTGTTTACCTGGACCTCCGCATTATATTTTTAACCGTGGCGAACACATTGAAAGGAGAAAAGAATGCATTTTGA
- a CDS encoding tyrosine-protein phosphatase: MHFDVLKHDIHSHLLPGLDDGVQDLETALAFIRQLSELGYTHLTTTPHIMCGVYNNGADTINPKLDEVREAVHRAGIPVEMDAGAEYLMDDYFESLLEDREPLMTIGGNHVLVEFSWVGMPAGFRETFFRMKMAGYEPVLAHPERYHYLHKDFDVYREVHATGVRLQANLLSFTGYYGSRVQAAAQQLAEEGLLDFAGTDLHHQRHLQALTQFNFRKVLEKMLAVNNLRNALL, encoded by the coding sequence ATGCATTTTGACGTATTGAAGCACGATATCCACTCCCATTTGCTGCCCGGGCTGGACGATGGCGTGCAAGACCTGGAAACCGCCCTGGCGTTCATCCGGCAGCTATCGGAACTGGGCTACACCCATCTTACGACCACGCCCCACATCATGTGCGGCGTGTACAATAACGGGGCAGACACGATCAACCCGAAGCTGGACGAAGTGCGCGAAGCGGTGCATCGGGCGGGCATTCCCGTGGAAATGGACGCCGGCGCGGAATACCTGATGGACGATTACTTCGAATCGCTCCTCGAAGACCGTGAGCCGCTGATGACGATCGGCGGGAACCACGTGCTGGTGGAGTTTTCGTGGGTGGGAATGCCTGCGGGGTTCCGGGAAACTTTCTTCAGAATGAAAATGGCGGGATACGAGCCCGTGCTGGCCCATCCGGAGCGGTACCATTACCTGCATAAAGATTTTGACGTGTACCGTGAGGTGCATGCTACAGGCGTGCGGCTGCAGGCCAACCTGCTGTCGTTTACCGGTTATTACGGCAGCCGCGTGCAGGCGGCGGCCCAGCAACTGGCAGAAGAAGGATTGCTCGATTTCGCAGGAACGGATTTGCATCATCAGCGCCATTTGCAGGCGCTCACGCAGTTCAATTTCCGGAAAGTACTAGAGAAAATGTTGGCTGTCAACAATTTAAGAAATGCTTTGTTATAA
- a CDS encoding Crp/Fnr family transcriptional regulator, with protein MDACLLCKLCQPAWKPAIATHKKNFTLKKGEMLFSEGDPVKGIYFIYEGKMKVHKHWGREKELIVRFAGAGDIVGHRGIASDFIYPVSATAMENSTVCYFDLDFFQSTLQVNTALLYELMMFYAHELQESEKRMRNLAHMPVKGRIASALLHLEKKFGTENGYIDFPLSKQDIASYTGTTYETAWRMLQELAKEAMISLEDKRYAVLDHEAMQAYILLQEEGDGPA; from the coding sequence ATGGATGCCTGCCTGCTGTGCAAACTTTGCCAGCCGGCCTGGAAGCCCGCCATCGCCACGCACAAAAAGAATTTCACCCTCAAAAAAGGTGAAATGCTCTTTTCAGAAGGCGATCCCGTAAAAGGCATCTATTTTATTTATGAAGGAAAGATGAAAGTCCACAAACACTGGGGGCGCGAAAAAGAACTGATCGTCCGCTTCGCCGGCGCGGGCGATATCGTGGGCCACCGCGGCATCGCTTCCGATTTCATTTATCCCGTTTCCGCCACCGCGATGGAAAATTCCACCGTCTGTTATTTCGACCTGGATTTCTTCCAAAGCACACTGCAGGTCAACACTGCTTTATTATATGAACTGATGATGTTTTACGCGCATGAACTGCAGGAATCCGAAAAACGGATGCGCAACCTCGCACATATGCCCGTGAAAGGGCGCATCGCATCGGCGCTGCTCCATCTCGAAAAAAAGTTCGGCACCGAAAACGGCTACATCGATTTTCCGCTTTCAAAGCAAGACATCGCTTCCTATACCGGCACCACTTACGAAACCGCCTGGCGCATGCTGCAGGAACTGGCGAAAGAAGCGATGATTTCGCTGGAAGACAAGCGCTACGCCGTGCTTGACCACGAAGCGATGCAGGCGTACATCCTTTTGCAGGAAGAAGGGGACGGTCCCGCATAA
- the cobA gene encoding uroporphyrinogen-III C-methyltransferase: MVQPMLSLVGAGPGDPDLITLKAIKTLRAADVILYDALASEELLRYARPGALCLSVGKRAGRHAVPQEEINRLIVHYALSHGHVVRLKGGDPFLFGRAEEEIRAARQAGIPVSTVPGITSAIAAPASQGIPLTARGLHESCWIITGTTRSGHISADIALAARSTATVVVLMGMGHLREIMDIFSANGKSATPVAIIQSATTADERCITGSVHDITDAAVEAGMGSPAVIIIGETVRLHPSLWREYANLTLQINEPPHENRQTSL, translated from the coding sequence ATGGTACAACCTATGCTTAGTCTTGTGGGCGCCGGACCGGGGGACCCAGACCTCATCACCCTGAAAGCCATCAAAACCCTCCGCGCCGCGGACGTCATTTTATATGATGCGCTCGCCAGCGAAGAACTCCTCCGCTACGCCCGCCCCGGCGCACTTTGCCTTTCCGTGGGCAAACGCGCCGGCCGCCACGCCGTTCCCCAGGAAGAGATCAACCGCCTTATTGTCCACTACGCGCTATCGCACGGCCATGTGGTCCGCCTCAAAGGCGGCGACCCTTTCCTTTTCGGGCGCGCTGAAGAAGAAATACGCGCCGCCCGCCAGGCGGGCATTCCCGTCTCCACCGTACCAGGCATCACCAGCGCCATTGCCGCCCCGGCTTCGCAAGGCATCCCGCTCACGGCGCGCGGCCTCCACGAATCTTGCTGGATCATCACCGGCACCACCCGCAGCGGGCACATTTCCGCAGACATCGCCCTGGCCGCACGGTCTACCGCCACCGTCGTGGTGCTCATGGGCATGGGCCACCTCCGCGAAATCATGGACATCTTTTCCGCCAACGGCAAATCCGCTACCCCGGTCGCCATCATCCAGTCGGCCACCACCGCCGACGAGCGATGCATCACCGGCTCCGTTCATGATATTACCGATGCCGCCGTGGAAGCGGGGATGGGGAGCCCGGCGGTCATCATCATCGGTGAAACCGTTCGCCTTCACCCGTCTTTATGGAGAGAATATGCTAATTTGACGCTCCAGATCAACGAGCCGCCGCATGAAAACCGCCAAACAAGCTTGTAA
- the nirB gene encoding nitrite reductase large subunit NirB, whose protein sequence is MKIVVIGNGMVGFKFCRKLVERKVPGLELIVFGEERLPAYDRVHLSSYFDGKSTADLLLAPKNWYADNGVRLHLGDPVHHISPGLQTVTAKSGITESYDILVFATGSSAFVPPMPGTDQKGVFVYRTLDDLDHMKTAARKARRAAVIGGGLLGLEAAKSCMDLGIADTTIVEYAPRLMPRQIDQNGSAILQKQLETLGLKIRTNAYTTSILGDGTATGIGFEDGSTIPADMIVISAGIRPRDELAASAGLETGSRGGIVVNDRMQTTHANIYAIGECALYQHIIYGLVAPGYEMADIAIDNILGGNRTFGGFDMSTKLKLVGVDVASFGDPFPPPDSCRVIVFEDQVAGVYKRINMTDDGQYLLGGILIGDASAYNMLLQKVKNKMKITGKPEDELLGARSTGEAAAGVLGLPPDAMICSCESVSKAAICQAVEDGHETFNAVKKCTGASTSCGGCAPMVKDLITYTLKSQGKYVRNVLCEHFGYSRQELYDLIKIRSLHSYDEVLDNIGHGDGCEVCKPAVSSILASLWGDMILAKGNDTAQDSNDRYLANIQKGGTYSVVPRIPGGEITPQKLMAIGRIAEKYNLYTKITGGQRIDMFGAHVGDLPLIWEELIAEGFESGHAYGKALRTVKSCVGSTWCRFGLHDSVSYAIRVEERYRGLRAPHKIKSAVSGCIRECAEAQSKDFGIIATEKGWNLYVCGNGGSKPQHALLLAADLDSETCIRYIDRFLMFYIKTADPLTRTATWLNKMEGGIDYLRNVVVKDSLGIAGELEREMQALVDSYKCEWREVVETPALRKRFTHFVNAPEEKDPSVQFEQLREQKKAVEWK, encoded by the coding sequence ATGAAAATCGTCGTCATCGGAAATGGCATGGTCGGCTTCAAATTCTGCCGGAAACTCGTTGAAAGGAAAGTCCCCGGCCTGGAACTCATCGTCTTCGGCGAAGAGCGCCTCCCCGCCTACGACCGCGTCCACCTCAGCAGCTATTTCGACGGAAAGTCCACCGCCGACCTCCTCCTCGCTCCCAAAAACTGGTACGCCGACAACGGGGTCCGCCTCCATCTCGGAGATCCCGTCCACCACATCTCCCCCGGCCTCCAGACCGTCACCGCCAAATCCGGCATCACCGAATCGTACGATATCCTCGTATTCGCCACCGGCTCCTCCGCCTTCGTTCCGCCCATGCCCGGCACCGATCAGAAAGGCGTGTTCGTTTACCGTACGCTCGACGATCTCGACCACATGAAAACCGCCGCCCGGAAAGCCCGGCGCGCCGCAGTGATCGGCGGCGGCCTCCTCGGGCTGGAAGCCGCCAAATCCTGCATGGACCTCGGCATCGCAGACACTACCATCGTGGAATACGCCCCCAGGCTCATGCCCCGCCAGATCGACCAGAACGGATCGGCCATCCTCCAGAAACAACTCGAAACCCTCGGCCTGAAAATCCGCACCAACGCCTACACCACCTCCATCCTCGGAGACGGAACCGCCACCGGCATCGGCTTCGAAGACGGCTCAACGATCCCCGCAGATATGATCGTCATCTCCGCCGGCATCCGGCCGCGGGACGAGCTCGCCGCTTCCGCCGGCCTCGAAACCGGATCGCGCGGGGGCATCGTGGTGAACGACAGGATGCAGACCACGCACGCCAACATCTACGCCATCGGCGAATGCGCCCTGTACCAGCACATCATTTACGGCCTGGTGGCGCCCGGTTACGAAATGGCCGACATCGCCATAGACAATATCCTCGGTGGCAACCGCACCTTCGGCGGGTTCGACATGAGCACCAAACTGAAACTCGTGGGCGTAGACGTGGCCAGCTTCGGCGACCCGTTCCCGCCACCCGATTCCTGCCGCGTGATCGTGTTCGAAGACCAGGTGGCCGGCGTATACAAGCGCATCAATATGACCGACGACGGGCAATATCTCCTCGGCGGCATCCTCATCGGCGACGCGTCGGCGTACAACATGCTGCTCCAGAAAGTCAAGAATAAAATGAAGATCACCGGCAAGCCGGAAGACGAGCTGCTGGGCGCGCGCTCCACCGGCGAAGCCGCGGCAGGCGTGCTCGGCCTCCCGCCCGACGCCATGATCTGCTCCTGCGAAAGCGTGTCCAAAGCCGCGATTTGCCAGGCGGTGGAAGACGGGCACGAAACGTTCAACGCCGTGAAGAAATGTACCGGCGCTTCCACATCCTGCGGCGGCTGCGCGCCCATGGTGAAAGACCTCATCACGTACACGCTGAAATCGCAGGGCAAATATGTGCGCAATGTGTTGTGCGAGCATTTCGGGTATTCGCGGCAGGAGTTGTACGACCTGATCAAAATCCGCAGCCTGCATAGCTACGACGAAGTGTTGGACAATATCGGGCACGGCGATGGGTGCGAGGTTTGCAAGCCCGCGGTGTCTTCCATCCTGGCGAGTTTGTGGGGCGATATGATTCTGGCGAAAGGCAACGATACGGCGCAGGATTCCAACGACAGGTATCTGGCCAATATTCAGAAAGGAGGCACCTATTCCGTGGTGCCCCGCATCCCCGGAGGGGAGATCACTCCGCAGAAGCTCATGGCCATCGGCCGGATCGCGGAGAAATACAATCTATACACCAAAATTACCGGCGGCCAGCGCATCGACATGTTCGGCGCGCACGTCGGCGACCTGCCGCTGATCTGGGAAGAGCTGATCGCGGAAGGGTTCGAAAGCGGGCACGCGTACGGGAAGGCCCTGCGGACGGTCAAAAGTTGCGTGGGGTCTACCTGGTGCCGCTTCGGGCTGCACGACAGTGTGAGCTATGCCATCAGGGTGGAAGAAAGGTACCGTGGATTGCGGGCGCCGCACAAGATCAAATCCGCCGTTTCGGGATGCATCCGGGAGTGCGCGGAGGCGCAGTCGAAAGATTTCGGGATCATCGCCACGGAGAAAGGCTGGAATCTGTACGTCTGCGGGAACGGAGGCTCCAAGCCCCAGCACGCCCTGCTGCTGGCGGCCGATCTCGATAGCGAAACTTGCATCCGGTACATCGACCGGTTCCTCATGTTCTACATCAAAACCGCCGATCCACTCACCCGCACCGCCACCTGGCTCAATAAAATGGAAGGCGGCATCGATTACCTGCGGAATGTGGTGGTGAAAGATAGTTTGGGCATCGCCGGGGAACTGGAGCGCGAAATGCAGGCGCTGGTAGACAGCTACAAATGCGAATGGCGCGAAGTGGTGGAAACGCCCGCGTTGCGCAAGCGCTTCACGCATTTTGTGAACGCACCGGAAGAAAAAGATCCCAGCGTGCAATTCGAACAACTGCGCGAACAGAAGAAAGCCGTGGAGTGGAAATAA
- the nirD gene encoding nitrite reductase small subunit NirD has protein sequence MSPITKEKTNWFFACKVEDVPANGGVCIKYKDEQIALFHFARRGEWFASQNLCPHRRQMALSRGMIGAQQGEPKVACPFHKKTFSLADGRCLSDEHECAIKVYPVKLEEDRIYIGVGGGKETSAVPA, from the coding sequence ATGTCTCCCATCACTAAAGAAAAAACGAACTGGTTCTTCGCCTGTAAGGTGGAAGACGTACCAGCCAACGGCGGGGTTTGCATCAAGTACAAAGACGAGCAGATCGCATTGTTCCACTTCGCGCGGCGCGGCGAATGGTTCGCATCGCAGAATTTATGTCCGCATCGCCGGCAAATGGCGCTCAGCCGCGGGATGATCGGTGCGCAGCAGGGCGAGCCCAAAGTGGCCTGCCCATTTCACAAGAAGACATTTTCGCTGGCAGACGGGCGATGCCTTTCCGACGAGCACGAATGCGCCATCAAAGTGTATCCCGTAAAACTGGAAGAAGACAGAATTTATATCGGAGTAGGCGGCGGAAAGGAAACTTCGGCCGTGCCTGCCTGA
- a CDS encoding alginate export family protein → MYNKMHFRCGAAVALLLGGLPLAGKAQFSIAAQLRTRTEYRNGQGAPLPRSAKPAFFTSQRTRLSAGFTSNRLKFGLSVQDVRVWGQDVSTINKISTVDNNGLMVHEAWAEVRLTDTAAVHNFSLKVGRQELNYDDGRLLGNLDWLQQARRHDALLFRYASGGWTADAGFAFNQNREVAAGTLYNGTPPGAYAANTNGGAMYKGLQFLHVSRKNANGQVSLLAMADQFPRYHVDTVELKPVKTWDAGVHARFTAAVFAQQVFGKISLTGNVAYQGGKYADGGKVDGWLLSGQALYAVTPKLKAGLGADYTTGGKSSGASKAFDPLYGTPHKFWGHMDYYYAGSTFGATGLQDYYLRFLFKPGAKWALQADGHRFLAASDFAGPGRDFGWEADVNANFALTPTIGFEAGYSYYRSTSALAAAKRVANAARSNQWAYLMINIKPSFLLK, encoded by the coding sequence ATGTACAATAAAATGCATTTCCGCTGCGGAGCGGCCGTGGCCCTTTTGTTGGGCGGCCTTCCGCTGGCCGGTAAAGCCCAGTTCTCGATCGCGGCGCAGCTCCGCACGCGCACCGAGTACCGCAACGGGCAGGGAGCGCCGCTACCGCGCTCCGCCAAACCGGCGTTCTTCACTTCGCAACGTACCCGTCTTTCGGCGGGGTTTACTTCGAACCGCCTCAAATTCGGATTGTCTGTGCAAGACGTCCGGGTTTGGGGCCAGGATGTTTCTACCATCAACAAAATCAGTACGGTCGATAATAATGGGCTAATGGTCCATGAGGCATGGGCGGAGGTACGGCTCACCGATACCGCGGCTGTCCACAACTTCAGCCTGAAAGTAGGCCGGCAGGAATTGAATTATGACGACGGGCGGCTGCTGGGGAATCTCGACTGGCTGCAACAGGCCCGCCGGCACGATGCGCTCCTGTTCCGCTACGCTTCCGGCGGCTGGACGGCCGATGCGGGTTTCGCATTTAACCAGAACCGCGAAGTCGCCGCTGGAACGCTTTACAACGGCACGCCTCCGGGCGCGTACGCCGCCAATACCAACGGAGGCGCCATGTACAAGGGATTACAATTCCTGCACGTTTCCCGGAAAAACGCGAACGGCCAGGTTTCCCTGCTCGCCATGGCAGACCAGTTCCCGCGGTACCACGTAGACACGGTGGAACTGAAGCCCGTCAAAACCTGGGACGCAGGTGTGCATGCGCGCTTCACGGCGGCGGTTTTCGCGCAACAGGTGTTTGGGAAAATTTCGTTGACCGGAAACGTCGCCTACCAGGGCGGTAAATATGCGGACGGCGGAAAAGTGGATGGATGGCTGCTGTCCGGGCAGGCGTTGTATGCCGTTACGCCGAAGCTCAAGGCTGGACTGGGCGCGGATTACACGACGGGTGGAAAATCGTCCGGCGCGTCGAAGGCTTTTGATCCCTTGTACGGTACGCCGCACAAATTCTGGGGGCACATGGATTATTACTACGCCGGCAGCACGTTCGGCGCCACCGGTTTGCAGGATTATTATCTCCGCTTTCTCTTCAAACCCGGCGCGAAATGGGCGCTCCAGGCCGACGGGCACCGTTTCCTGGCCGCCAGCGACTTTGCCGGGCCGGGCCGCGATTTCGGATGGGAGGCGGATGTAAACGCCAATTTTGCCCTCACGCCCACGATCGGTTTCGAAGCGGGTTACAGCTATTATCGCAGCACATCCGCGCTGGCCGCAGCGAAGCGGGTGGCGAACGCTGCGCGTAGCAACCAGTGGGCCTATCTCATGATCAATATCAAACCTTCCTTCCTCCTGAAATAA
- a CDS encoding formate/nitrite transporter family protein, with translation MDYKKPAEVAGAMIQAGIDKTRMSTTDMIVKGILSGAILGFGTTFALTATVQTSLPLIGAAIFPACFIIVVLLGYELVTGNFAVMSLSWFAGQISLKQLGKNWAIVYLANLAGGLLYAGLFWASLTQFGNVDGGALGKMISNIAVAKTTGYGQFGAAGMMTVFVKGILCNWMVTLGVVMAMTSSSTLGKILAAWLPIFIFFAQGFEHAVVNMFVIPAGIFMGAPVSVGQWWWLNQIPVTLGNIAGGVIFTALTLHLMHGKRRKEVPAATAGSSSRAEVATESAPALQ, from the coding sequence ATGGACTATAAAAAACCTGCCGAAGTAGCCGGCGCCATGATCCAGGCCGGTATCGACAAAACCCGCATGAGCACGACCGACATGATCGTGAAAGGCATCCTTTCCGGTGCGATCCTCGGTTTCGGCACCACCTTCGCGCTCACGGCCACCGTGCAAACGAGCCTCCCGCTCATCGGCGCGGCCATCTTTCCCGCATGTTTCATCATCGTGGTATTGCTGGGGTATGAACTGGTGACGGGGAACTTTGCGGTGATGTCGCTTTCCTGGTTCGCCGGACAAATTTCCCTGAAGCAGCTCGGCAAAAACTGGGCGATCGTGTACCTCGCCAATCTCGCCGGTGGATTGCTGTACGCAGGGCTTTTCTGGGCGTCGCTCACGCAGTTCGGGAATGTGGACGGCGGTGCGCTGGGAAAAATGATTTCCAATATCGCCGTGGCCAAAACCACCGGCTACGGGCAATTCGGCGCTGCCGGGATGATGACGGTTTTTGTGAAAGGGATTTTGTGTAACTGGATGGTGACGCTGGGCGTGGTGATGGCCATGACGTCCAGTTCCACACTGGGTAAGATCCTGGCGGCCTGGTTGCCGATCTTTATCTTCTTTGCGCAGGGTTTCGAGCACGCGGTGGTGAACATGTTCGTGATCCCGGCGGGTATTTTCATGGGCGCGCCGGTTTCCGTGGGCCAATGGTGGTGGCTGAACCAGATTCCCGTAACGCTGGGCAACATTGCCGGCGGCGTAATTTTCACGGCATTGACGCTACACCTCATGCATGGCAAACGGCGGAAAGAAGTTCCTGCAGCAACGGCGGGGAGCAGCTCCCGTGCGGAGGTGGCAACGGAGAGCGCGCCCGCTTTGCAATGA
- a CDS encoding TonB-dependent receptor encodes MPIQRSLLLPFLLACAAAAAQGPRADSTPAVRTLRTHEVTENSHRKSDDLITIGRQTAPTLVISRQSIQLAGSRRLDEVLREQTGMAIVPDLGSGNRSVGIQLQGFSSEYVLILIDGQPMTGRLAGNFDLSRIGVGDVERIEVIKGAASSLYGSEALGGVINIITRQAVRKAQATAGLRSGTYRTTDANASAEAPFKHNKGFVSLSGNFYKTDGFNANSQYLKAGKTSPPYTSFSGQARGQWRFSDRTSLQARVRAAGRTSDMFRSYGAQPFNDHLREQDLNAGLNLRHQASPGTTLLARYYYTGYDTRQTVTLQENGRILQENDFFQQIHRLEVQAETRPDKLPVTFLGGMGGDRQSYRNTGSDIRNIMSGYFAYLQGEFASTETFRLTAGLRYDGNSDYGGRLNLSAGARYSPTSWLSLRASLGNGFKPPTYAQMYQVFTNIQQGYTVIGAHNFAEKAAQLKAAGTIAQIWDNASEVRHLEPETSTSVNAGITVNTGSRMEWQAGAFHHRLKNLINTEQVGIMRNGQQLFSYINIDRVVMRGVEAGWKFSITPNLQLSAGYQLLDARNPAVTDSIRQKSQRYKSVRTPDGIRAATTKDYFGLPNRSRHMGSLQASWAHPRWGLGASFRGTYRGKYGFLDVDNNGYIDQYDVFVKGYTLLYFSVQKTLLQKRLTLHVSADNLTGYTDYLMPSQPGRVFMAGAEWHFFRKKDKN; translated from the coding sequence ATGCCTATTCAGCGATCCCTCCTGCTCCCGTTCCTCCTGGCATGCGCCGCCGCAGCCGCACAGGGCCCGCGCGCCGACTCCACGCCGGCCGTGCGCACGCTGCGTACCCACGAAGTCACGGAAAACTCCCACCGCAAATCGGACGATCTCATCACCATCGGCCGGCAAACCGCGCCTACGCTCGTTATTTCCCGCCAATCCATTCAACTGGCGGGCAGCCGCCGGCTCGATGAAGTGCTGCGCGAACAGACCGGCATGGCCATCGTCCCCGATCTCGGGAGCGGCAACCGCAGCGTGGGGATCCAGTTGCAGGGGTTCAGTTCGGAATATGTGCTCATCCTGATCGACGGGCAACCCATGACGGGGCGACTCGCGGGCAATTTCGACCTTTCGCGCATCGGTGTGGGCGATGTGGAACGGATCGAAGTGATCAAAGGAGCGGCGAGCAGTTTATACGGCTCGGAAGCACTGGGCGGCGTCATCAACATCATCACCCGCCAGGCGGTCCGGAAAGCACAAGCCACGGCAGGCCTCCGGTCCGGGACATACCGGACCACGGATGCGAACGCCAGCGCGGAGGCTCCCTTCAAACACAATAAAGGCTTCGTTTCCCTTTCGGGTAACTTTTACAAAACGGACGGCTTCAACGCCAACTCCCAATACCTCAAGGCAGGGAAAACTTCTCCGCCATACACGAGCTTTTCCGGCCAGGCACGCGGCCAGTGGCGGTTCAGCGACCGCACCTCGCTGCAGGCGCGCGTGCGGGCGGCCGGCAGAACGTCGGACATGTTCCGGTCGTACGGCGCGCAACCATTCAACGACCACCTCCGCGAGCAAGACCTCAACGCCGGCCTGAACCTTCGCCACCAGGCATCGCCCGGCACCACGCTGCTGGCCAGGTATTACTACACGGGTTACGATACCCGCCAAACCGTGACGCTCCAGGAAAACGGGCGCATCCTCCAGGAAAACGATTTCTTCCAGCAGATACACCGGCTGGAAGTGCAGGCGGAAACCCGGCCGGATAAGCTGCCGGTCACGTTTCTCGGCGGCATGGGCGGCGACAGGCAATCGTACCGCAATACGGGATCGGACATCCGGAATATCATGAGCGGATATTTCGCATACCTGCAGGGCGAATTCGCTTCCACCGAAACATTCCGGCTCACGGCAGGCCTCCGGTACGATGGCAACTCCGACTACGGTGGACGGCTGAACCTCAGCGCCGGCGCGCGATACAGCCCTACCAGCTGGCTTTCGCTGCGCGCTTCCCTGGGCAATGGTTTCAAACCGCCGACCTACGCGCAGATGTACCAGGTGTTTACCAACATCCAGCAAGGCTATACGGTGATCGGGGCGCATAATTTCGCGGAAAAAGCCGCGCAACTGAAAGCCGCCGGCACCATCGCGCAAATCTGGGACAACGCGTCGGAGGTCAGGCACCTGGAGCCCGAAACCTCCACGTCCGTCAACGCCGGCATTACGGTGAACACGGGAAGCAGGATGGAATGGCAGGCCGGCGCTTTCCATCACCGGTTAAAAAATCTCATCAATACCGAACAGGTCGGCATCATGCGGAACGGCCAGCAATTGTTTTCCTACATCAACATCGACCGGGTGGTGATGCGGGGCGTGGAAGCGGGATGGAAATTCTCCATCACGCCAAACCTGCAATTATCCGCCGGCTACCAGCTGCTGGACGCACGCAATCCGGCCGTAACCGACTCCATCCGCCAGAAATCCCAACGCTACAAATCCGTGCGCACGCCAGACGGCATCCGCGCTGCTACTACGAAAGACTATTTCGGATTGCCCAACCGCAGCCGCCACATGGGCAGCCTGCAGGCTTCGTGGGCACATCCGCGCTGGGGGCTCGGCGCTTCATTTCGTGGAACTTACAGAGGCAAATACGGCTTCCTGGATGTCGACAACAATGGATATATCGATCAATACGACGTGTTCGTGAAAGGATATACGTTATTATACTTCAGCGTACAGAAAACGCTGCTGCAGAAAAGGCTTACACTCCATGTGAGCGCCGATAACCTCACCGGTTATACGGATTACCTGATGCCATCGCAGCCCGGCCGTGTGTTCATGGCCGGCGCTGAGTGGCATTTCTTCCGGAAAAAAGACAAAAACTGA